A window of Kyrpidia spormannii genomic DNA:
GTGGGGTTTGAGACGACCATTCCGGCCAATGGCTTCAGCATTTTGCGCGCCCGGGAGCTGGGTCTTCGGAACTATTCCGTGTTGTGTAACCACGTTTTGGTTCCGCCGGTGATCCGGTTTTTGCTGGAGGATCCGGATGTGCAAATCGATGCCTTCATCGGCCCCGGTCACGTGGGGACGGTGGTGGGCAGTGAAGATTACCGGTTTATTGCAGAAGAGTTTGGCCGGCCGGTGGTGATCTCCGGCTTTGAGCCCAACGATATTCTCCAGTCGGTGTACATGATTCTCAAACAGCGTCAAGAAGGGCGTCGCCAAGTGGAGATCCAGTACTCCCGGGCGGTGAAGCCCGAGGGCAATGTCCGGGCCCGGGCTGTCCTCAACCGGATTTTTGAGCCCGTGGATCAAGAGTGGCGGGGCATCGGGACGATCCCTCGAAGCGGAATGGCGATCCGGGAGGAGTTTCGGGACTACGATGCGGAATTTAAGTTTCAATCGGCGCTCACCCTCTCCCCGGCCCAGGAATCCCCGGCTTGCATTTGCGGAGAGATCACAAAAGGTGTGAAAGAGCCCTGGCAGTGCGAATCCTTTGGCACGGCTTGCACTCCGGACAATCCCATCGGGACCTGCATGGTGTCTTCGGAAGGGACGTGTGCCGCTTATTACAAATATCAGTTTCTAAAACGGGCGGCAGGAGGGATGTTGGGCTGATGGAGGAACGACGGACGCCACCTCGGGCGCATACCCTTCCGGAAACCATTCAGTTGGCTCATGGAACCGGGGGGCGCCTGACCCACCAACTGATCGAACAATTGTTTCTGGAATATTTTAGAAATCCATACTTGGAAGGGATGAATGACCAAGCGATTCTGCCCGGAGAAGGGGGGCGCTTGGCCATGTCCACGGACGCTTTTGTGGTGAAACCGTATCGTTTTCCCGGCGGCAATATCGGCGACCTGGCCGTCAATGGCACGGTGAACGACCTGGTGGTCGGGGGAGCGACCCCACTTTATCTGAGTGCTTCGTTTATCTTGGAAGAAGGGTTGCCGGTCCGGGATTTGGTTGAAGTGGTGGAGTCTATGGCAGCGGCGTCCGCGGTGGCCGGGGTACAGGTGGTGACCGGGGACACGAAGGTGGTGGAGAGAGGTTCTGCGGACGGGCTGTACATCACCACCTCCGGGATCGGTCGGATCCCGGAAGGGATCGACTGGGGACCGCACCGGATCCGGGAAGGGGATGTGGTGATCCTTTCCGGCAGTGTCGGAGACCACGGAGCCAGCGTGATGATCGAACGATTCGAGATGGAATTCGACACCCAGATTGAAAGCGATACCGCTTGTTTGCGGGATTTGGTGGAAGCGGTGCGGGATGTTCCCGGGATTCGCTGCATGCGGGATCCCACCCGAGGAGGGCTCGCGACGACCCTGAACGAGTTGTCCCAAAGCAGCGGGTTGAATCTGCGCATTCGGGAACGGGACGTACCGATCCGGGATGAGGTGCGGGGGCTTTGCGAGGCCCTGGGGATTGATCCGCTTTATGTGGCCAACGAAGGGAAGCTCGTGTGTGTGGTGGCGCCGGAAGAGGCCGAAGAGGTGGTCCGGAGGATGAGGCGGGTCAAGGAAGGGCGCGAGGCGCGTATCATCGGGGAAGTCACCGGGGAGCTCCCGGGGTTGGCGAGCCTTGAGACTCTCTTGGGTGCGGTGCGGGTGTTGGATCTGTTGGCGGTGGAGCAACTGCCGCGAATCTGCTGACCTGGGGTGGAGGGGATGCACGAGCTGAGCATTGCGGAGAGCATCGTGACCATTGCTGCGGAAGAAGCGGCCCGCCTGGGTTCCCGGGTTCGGTCGGCGGTGGTTCGGGTGGGGCGGTTGGTTCAGATCGAACCTGAGAATTTGCTTTTCTGCCTCGGCATCCTGCGGGAAGACCGGGAGGAGACCCGGGGGGCGGAGTTCACTATTGAAGAGGAGTCCCTTCAATTGTTGTGTCGCGAGTGTGGGCATAAAACT
This region includes:
- the hypD gene encoding hydrogenase formation protein HypD translates to MKYVDEYRDPAMAEHLIEEIRRLAEEPISIMEICGGHTHAIFRAGIDQVLEPQIRFLHGPGCPVCVTPIEKIDRAIALARRPKTIIATYGDMLRVPGSESTLLKEKAKGAQVKMVYSSLDAVALAEKHPDFEVVFFAVGFETTIPANGFSILRARELGLRNYSVLCNHVLVPPVIRFLLEDPDVQIDAFIGPGHVGTVVGSEDYRFIAEEFGRPVVISGFEPNDILQSVYMILKQRQEGRRQVEIQYSRAVKPEGNVRARAVLNRIFEPVDQEWRGIGTIPRSGMAIREEFRDYDAEFKFQSALTLSPAQESPACICGEITKGVKEPWQCESFGTACTPDNPIGTCMVSSEGTCAAYYKYQFLKRAAGGMLG
- the hypE gene encoding hydrogenase expression/formation protein HypE — protein: MEERRTPPRAHTLPETIQLAHGTGGRLTHQLIEQLFLEYFRNPYLEGMNDQAILPGEGGRLAMSTDAFVVKPYRFPGGNIGDLAVNGTVNDLVVGGATPLYLSASFILEEGLPVRDLVEVVESMAAASAVAGVQVVTGDTKVVERGSADGLYITTSGIGRIPEGIDWGPHRIREGDVVILSGSVGDHGASVMIERFEMEFDTQIESDTACLRDLVEAVRDVPGIRCMRDPTRGGLATTLNELSQSSGLNLRIRERDVPIRDEVRGLCEALGIDPLYVANEGKLVCVVAPEEAEEVVRRMRRVKEGREARIIGEVTGELPGLASLETLLGAVRVLDLLAVEQLPRIC
- a CDS encoding hydrogenase maturation nickel metallochaperone HypA/HybF encodes the protein MHELSIAESIVTIAAEEAARLGSRVRSAVVRVGRLVQIEPENLLFCLGILREDREETRGAEFTIEEESLQLLCRECGHKTVTSEVVFACAACRSSKVDVVAGDALEILSMEVDVGESGCEPECPGSQ